A region from the Methylovorus glucosotrophus genome encodes:
- the sucC gene encoding ADP-forming succinate--CoA ligase subunit beta: protein MNLHEYQAKSLLQRYGLPIPQSQVAENPQSAVEAAKSIGGDAWVVKAQIHAGGRGKAGGVKVVKSYQDVEAVAASLLGKPLVTYQNAPDGQPVLQVLVEQTLPIARELYLSLLVDRSLERVVMVASAAGGMDIEDIAATQPEKILQEVCDPLNGLVDFQARNLAFGLGLAGEQIAAFVRLAKGLYKLFKENDLALLEINPLVVTSEGALVALDCKMSVDDNALYRQKALAEQRDWSQDDAKEAEAHNAGLNYIALNGNIGCMVNGAGLAMATMDLIKLHGGAPANFLDVGGGATAATVARAFKIILADSNVKAILVNIFGGIMRCDIIAEGIITAVKEVGIQIPVVVRLEGTNVELGRKMLSESGLSIISAAGLTDAAQQAVRAVNNAAVKA from the coding sequence ATGAATTTGCACGAGTATCAGGCCAAAAGCCTATTGCAGCGCTACGGTTTGCCCATTCCCCAGAGTCAGGTCGCAGAGAATCCCCAATCCGCCGTTGAGGCCGCCAAGAGCATTGGTGGCGATGCCTGGGTGGTGAAGGCGCAGATTCACGCGGGTGGCCGCGGCAAGGCCGGTGGCGTCAAGGTGGTGAAGTCGTATCAGGATGTGGAAGCGGTGGCCGCCAGCTTGCTCGGCAAGCCACTGGTCACGTATCAGAATGCGCCGGATGGTCAGCCTGTATTGCAGGTGCTGGTGGAGCAGACCTTGCCGATTGCGCGTGAGCTGTATCTCTCCCTGCTGGTGGATCGCAGCCTGGAGCGCGTGGTGATGGTAGCCTCGGCGGCGGGCGGCATGGATATTGAAGACATCGCCGCCACTCAGCCGGAAAAAATTCTGCAAGAAGTGTGCGACCCCTTGAATGGTCTGGTGGATTTTCAGGCCCGCAACCTGGCGTTTGGCTTAGGGTTGGCCGGTGAGCAGATTGCCGCCTTTGTGCGCCTCGCCAAGGGCTTGTACAAGCTTTTCAAGGAAAACGACCTCGCCTTGCTGGAGATCAATCCGCTGGTGGTGACCAGCGAAGGTGCGCTGGTGGCACTGGATTGCAAGATGAGCGTGGACGACAACGCGCTTTACCGGCAGAAGGCCCTGGCCGAGCAGCGCGACTGGAGCCAGGACGATGCCAAGGAAGCCGAAGCGCACAACGCCGGACTCAATTACATTGCACTCAACGGCAACATCGGCTGTATGGTCAACGGCGCCGGGCTTGCCATGGCCACCATGGACCTGATCAAGCTGCATGGTGGCGCGCCTGCCAACTTTCTGGATGTGGGCGGTGGCGCAACGGCCGCCACTGTGGCGCGCGCGTTCAAGATCATTCTGGCTGATAGCAACGTCAAGGCCATCCTGGTGAATATCTTCGGCGGCATTATGCGTTGCGACATCATTGCCGAAGGCATCATTACCGCGGTGAAAGAAGTCGGCATACAGATTCCGGTTGTCGTCCGTCTCGAAGGTACAAACGTTGAGCTTGGCAGAAAGATGCTGAGCGAAAGCGGTCTCTCGATTATCTCGGCAGCCGGCTTGACCGATGCCGCCCAACAGGCGGTGCGTGCCGTCAATAATGCAGCAGTGAAAGCGTAA